The genomic region gttggataaatactggtCATtgtattgccggtatttttaatataaaaataccgtcaaggtggccaaaataccggccaggtggcaaccctagtgacGCATCATCCATGGTGCGACCAGGTGAGGTATCCCCCTGACTCTACAGGTGTGTGACCGGACCAGGACCAGAATGTGAAAAGCACCCAGTCTTCTGTGGAATAAAGTCCTTGAATTTTGTCCCCTTCAATGCTTCTCTTTTTGTTATCCATACATGCAGTGTTGTGGTAAGGTGGGTCTGCTGGTAggtgcagatgcccatagcaaccaattgaaaaaggcctctgaaaaataaaagcaaactggttgctatgggaactgcaccgctcttcctctacaaaggTCTTTATAATGGGCACGGGAATACTCAATAATATAAGGTAAATGTAGAAAAGTTCCTCTGTGCTGATATTATATCGCTGTAAATTGTTCCTCCAATACCGCaggtaataaataataatatctcttcacatgtaatatatataggatTCAAAATATAAATCCAATAATAAAGTGAAACAAAAGAGTTTCCCCCTATGGGATTACGGTTTTCTATTCATTATAGTCTGTTTTTTCCTTGCCCTATATCTCTGTATGCtgtgttgtatttcttttttgcacattttctttcttttgtgcATTACTTGGGGGTCAGATGGtacttattatgtatattttaccTTTGTTTTCCTTGGTTGAATGTCGGTCAGGTGGCAACCCTGACTCTACAGGTGTGTGACCGGACCAGGACCAGAAGGTGAAAAGCACCCAGTCTTCTGTGGAATAAAGTCCTTGAATTTTGTCCCCTTCAATGCTTCTCTTTTAGTTATCCATACATGGATTTCTATGGTTTCAATACAATCTTACAGAAACCTATTTGGACGAGAAGATGAGAACTacactgatcccaaccaactcaaAGACATGTCTATCCATTGTTCAATGCATTCATAGAGTTAGGAgataaagtaagtgaaccctctgGAATTCCCTGTATTTATACTATCTAATAAATACCCCCATTGATGCATCCCGATGATCCATTCTTGTCCTCTTTCTCAATAAGGATAATATTTTGTTTTCTGGACCCATCATTATTGTAGGGACTTCTGCCCATTTTTAAGACTATTTATCATGTTGGACCCATGAATTCCGTGAAAACTGCACATAGTGGActatttttatagtatttttcTATTCATTTTCTATTTGTTCCTCTTGGCACCTAATCTAGAAGCTGTAGaggtcgcttctcggccttttgactaagatcaagtgtagtttctgttcttatcagtttcaggcGGTGACCCGAAGCTCCGGTattgggctggtggggatgggtgctgcatggaggggtcaGGCATGTAGGGaacaggtgtaccagggcgttccagggctggttctgaggaaacagCTCGACTGCTGCCCCAACGTGACCTGTTTCCTCAGGGTcttgccatgaggctgagagggtctagagctgaggtactttagtgccttggggagtggtgaccctgaggtgctgaaactcactgggagtattggcgcactgagtggaagcactggcACCATAAACTCTTCACCtcgtggcactcacctcttgatttccggccttctggctagcatCAGAGACATTTCTATAGATCTGGCTGTATGTTTGGCCaggatatctgcacacattcacttatttatttccttttttgtcactgtgacactttttgcgtgttgtgtgtccacaagaTTGTTAGGATACGGTAGCCCTTCTCAGTgttcctcctggcggtctaggggaggtgtgtgtggccattaggttctgcacctctctgcaaaaaccccgggtactcctgtatGGGCAGGGTACCAACTGTTATCGGCTCTGTGGGCAGATACCtttgctaacgccaagggggatgcagggagcatttgtggttgcttaatagcttcggcaaaaagggatattgaacctggaacctcacaGGTACCTTTTGATCCGGAGGCGAACTATaggagaagggcttgtgatagaccacatcctttgtgcactttttttagtgtaacacgtttgcactttggtTGATTCAAGAGCCTGTTCCCTGgctcttagtaaaaaaaaaatatatatatgcttcTCTTTTAGTTATCCATATATGGATTTCTATGGTTTCAATACAATCTTACAGAAACCTATTTGGACCAGAAGATGAGAACTacactgatcccaaccaactcaaAGACATGTCTATCCATTGTTCAATGCATTCATAGAGTTAGGAgataaagtaagtgaaccctctgGAATTCCCCTGTTTTTAAACTATCTAATAAATACCCCCATTGATGCCTCCTGATGATCCATTCTTGTCCTCTTTCTCGATGAGGATGCTATTTTGTTTTCTGGACCCATCATTATTGTAGGGACTTCTGCCCATTTTTAAGACTATTTCTCATGTTGGAGCCATTAATTCCGGgaaaactgcaataccacatagtagactatttttatagtatttttcTAATCATTTTTCATTGTTCCTCTTGGTACCTAATCTGGGAGTTGTGGAGGTTGGAGCCCAGCTTTACAATCAACATACAACTCCGACAACTGCTACATAACCACCATGCACCGGCTGATATTCAGTGACATTCGCCTAGCACTATTTCCGCACTCTACTCCCATTCTTCATCCACCTCTATGAATCACTTTCACACTAGGGATCCAGGTTTTTGGCTTTTACACCATTCGTTTTTTTCCTTTACGCTACCTtttcagatggtggataagctgtTCAACATTTTCCTAAATTTTGttcacatttcattttttttaatctttttaatacacttttaatATTACAATTCGTTACACTTGGCACAAGTTCTCCTCTGTTCTATTCTCATAGATTGCGTTTACCTACCACTTTTGTACTTATTGAGCCTCAACCAATTGTGCATAAGAGTGCATAAATGATTCAAAGTGCTGTCCGAACGTGCGTGTAACTTTTCCATCTACTGCTTCTGCGCGCCTGAATGGCAGGTCTGATACCGTATCTCCACTATTAGCCAAATTACTTTTGATTTAATCACATCGGCATCACCACTATGCACTGAACGCCCTTTTTAGAGCTGGCGTCATCTTGCGGACTGGATTCCACCAGGATTCCGCCACCAAACCTGCCAGGTATCCTATTGGTGAACAAAACTTACAGCATTTGTAGCTGCAGGAAACTTTGTTAGAGACGATTGTTGCTAAAGGGGGATTTACAGGTTATTATAGCTCTTTCTTGCAGTTTTCCTAGGCTTAAGGTTCCTGGGTGCTATCTAACTGACCCATCACTAAGTCCACCCataaacagccccccccccctcctccatatcaATGTTTATCAAGCGCTGTCCTCaagacccccaacaggtcatgtttttaggatttccttagtcttccacaggtgatataactgtggtgattcctgattcactgaccataattgtatcacctgtgaaagactaaaggaaatccagaaaacatgacttgTTGGGGGTGTTGAGGACCGAGCTTGACAAACACTGATCAATATCAACCTTATGATGTCTTCTAATGAGCGTCTTCCATTTGTTTTCCACAGGTGGTCCTGGCATCAGTCCCTGGCCGAGACACCCACATGGCCATAAAGATCATCAACAGAAGAGAGGACAACGAGGGAACCATCAAGAGAGAGCGGCGGATACTCCTGGCAGCCCGAGACTGTCCATTTCTATGCCACCTTTATGCTGCACATCAGTCTCTGGAGCGCGCATACTTCATCACGGAGTACCTGTCCGGCGGCAGTCTGGAGGATTTGATCAGGATTTGCTGCTACCTGGACATCAACAACATAAGGTTCTACGCAGCAGAGATGGTATGCGGCCTCCAGTTCCTCCATGGACAGAACATCGTCCACAGAGACCTCAAGCCAGAGAACATCATGTTGGATGCAGAAGGCCACATCCGGATCATTGACCTGGGCCTGGCACAAGATGGAGTCACAGCCTCCAGCAAGATCGATGGAGTGACAGGAACATTCTGCTACATGGCCCCTGAAGTGCTTCTCGGACAAGAGTATTACACAGCCGTTGACTGGTGGAGCCTTGGGATTGTGTTGTGCAGGATGGCGACAGGACGCTTCCCATTTTTCATCGGCCACAGCAAGCAGAAGGTTTTCAAAGCCATCACCAGAAAGGAGCCAAAACTTCCACCCGGGATGGATGCTGCTATTGAACATCTCATCAGTCAACTTCTGCGCAAGAATCCCGATAAGCGCCCTGGGGTGCGCAGAAACATCCGGAAGCATCCATTCTTTTCCACCATTCGCTGGGAGGAACTGGAAGAGAGGAGAGCCAAGCCACCATGTAAGCCGTTTGAGACAGTTCTGCAAAATCACCATCTGCAGTGGccggaggacacagaggacaCCCACCATGGGACCGGATTCAATTATACGTCACCAAGCTGGGCCCAGTAAGAACCTTCTCTTGGGATAACTATCATCACATGTTCTTCACTTCTCCATAGGTGGATCTGGACTCTGAGGACACCGCGCCTACTGCTCAGAACCTCCGGCCTCCTGATCCAGGCATCATGTCTCTGCTGCTGTAACCTCGGCTGCTCTAGAACATCTTTATGCCACACCTTTGCCATTGTGTTACTGCCCCAGGCCCTTTACCTGGCATCCTCCATTCCGGGGCTGGCATCTGACATCACTGCAGCCGGAAGATCCTCTACAACCCCAGGAGCGGCCTGTGCTTAGATTCCATCTGGTAAGTTCAGGAACAATAGCCGCATGTTGTAATCCTGCGGTGCTGAGTGGCGGATATTATCCCTGAACCCATCCAAGCACAGGCCGGGTAAGTACTGCACTCACCACACACACTACACGATAGGGATAggcgcacacacatagacacagaccacagataggggacatatcggctcgatccagggatttattctgatcgccatatttggggtcgggaaggaatttttccccctgATTTTAGGACAATTGGCTCATTCCTCACAGGGGGttttcgccttcctctggatcaatataGCCGTAAATAGGTTTAGCATAATAACATAAAATTACCCTCTTAGTAACACAACTAAttctaaaaaattaataaataaatatatatttatatatttttttatcttaaaaatgtatttgacCCAAACATTAAAATTAGACTACTAGACTTACCAATAGACTATTAGAAACATgtataacaaaaaaatatttataatttaaatcaatttaccccccccccctttctatcACTCTGGTTTGGTTCCAGCCTTTGAtcctgggatttattctgaccgccatatttggggtcgggaaggaattttccccccTGGTAATAAGGACAATTGGCTCTTTCCTTACAGGGGGttttcgccttcctctggatcaacacggcCGAGCACGGTTCAGTACAACAGACCACTaacttactattatattatactattatatatgtgtatcttGTTTATTATTGTCCCCCATCCCTATAaataaactcttttttttacCCTCTACATGGTTGTACTTGTCTTTATTTCCACTGGATGTCAATCTAATAAATGTCCTATTGACGCTGCTAGTAGCCTCTCTCCATTCTGACTTATATATGGAGGATCCTGAATGAGGGACCCCCATCTATTACCCATCTTTAATCCCCTAATAGATCGTTTGTAAGATTGGTTTTCTAAACGCAGCAACAACTTTTATGGTAATATAACaagtgagggtttgttacaatgtatcagtgcaagtCAGAGCTGGGGTATATTTAGGTCATGGAGGATTGCCTAGAATGAGCACACAGTGGAGGATGCTTCATGGAGTAATAGATCTCTATAGACGCTTTATGGACGCTCCTGTTATGAGAACATCCACACCAGAAGAGCATCAGAGCAACATTCGTGAAGAAGGGAAATTCCTGGTAGAGGTGTCCACATGGACAGATCCCATAGGAATAGTCTACGGGACAAGCAGGATGACAACCAACATGGCGCCCATTACCGTACCAACCTCAgaggctgtcacccagctttcacaCACTCCTGAAAAGTGAATCTTTCTATAAGTGTAATGGCAAAATGATATCTTTAAGGAGTACTcgatggaaaatatattttttaatcaattggtgccagaaagataaacagatttgtaaattagtatccgtgaagagaaattaagatatcggcactcaccagtgtggctgcagggtcttctttattgagacatactcacatgcggggtacagaagagaggggagtaccccgcatgtgagtacgtctcaataaagaagaccctgcagccacactggtgagtgccgatatcttCATTTCTTTTCACGGATACTATGAACTTTGCTTGcattatctgagcaccacctgaggcattacagctacaccaactcccacctgccattccaaatccagcacactcacgcagtgccgcactatCTCCTatgtgagatttgtaaattacttttatttaaaaatctaaatccttccagtacttatcagctgctgtgtactacagagaaagttcatttctttttggattccttttttttttttttttttttttttttttttactgtctacggtcctctctactgacacctctgtccatttcaggaactgtccagagcaggaacaaaattCCTAtagcagttcctgacgtggacagaggtgtcagcagagagcactgtgctcagacagaaaggaaattcaaaaagaaaagaacttcctctgtagtataaagcagctaataagttctggaaggataaagatttttaaatagaagtaatttacaaatctgtttaactttctggcatcagttattaaaaaaaatactgttttccaccggagtacccctttaagaatggtcTCTCGTATTGGAGCGGTGGTAGCAAGTATACACTGTCACTACAGTCACAGATTGGACATGCTGCcaaacagggctggtgcaaggatttttgtcaccctaggcaaaagctaattttgccgcccttgactccgcccattggcctGCTGCAACTTACTGCTGGGGtgccacaatgtaacaaacctcctcctcatgtaattagtttACTACtgtggagacacactgtaacaaacctcctcctcattttattggctgagcaagtggtttggatgctgattgtctaactttcttgcggcTGGCAGATCGGCGCCCCCTgttaagagggcgctctaggcggctttATATTTTGCCTATAGGGAGAGCCGGCCCTGTTGCCAAAGATATACAATCTTTTCCTATGGGAGATTCAGCACCCCATTTTTGAGAGGCAGGAGGGGGCAACAATTAGACCCCTGTGATTATAAACTTCTGCTCCATCCTGTataaggatacattcacacaagcggacccacagcgtattttacgctgcagatccgccgctgaaggacccctgcatggtggctttacatgtgcctgcttggagcggcaatatgccattacgagcagacacactgcgatgtgcgagtcgcagcacgcgtgcacagtatactcgcaaattgctgcagctctcggcctagctcatggagcagggggagcggccgcgatgtgtgccagTACACCTCGCATGcgcagcaactcgcacatcgcagtgtgtctgctccaagcaggcacatgtaaagaaagAAACCATGCAGTggtccttcagcagcagatctgcagcgtaaaatacgctgtgggtccactCGTGTGAAAGTAACATAAGTGTTGTAGGAAGACTACCTCTTTAGagtagggtagagtcacacgtaTCGCATTGCCagcgtatttaaaggggtactccggtgaaaacctttttttttttttttaaatcaactggtgccaaaaagttaaacagatttgtaaattacttctattaaaaaatcttaatccttcctgtacttattagctgctgaatactacagtggaaattattttccgtttgaaacacagagctgtctgctgatatcacgagcacagtgctctctgctgacatctctgtccattttaggaactgtccagggtaaaaggaaatccccatagcaaacatatgctgttcaggatagttcataaaatagacagagatgtcagcagagagcactgtgctcgtgatgtcagcagacatttctgtgtttcaaaaagaaaaagaa from Hyla sarda isolate aHylSar1 chromosome 11, aHylSar1.hap1, whole genome shotgun sequence harbors:
- the LOC130295482 gene encoding protein kinase C theta type-like isoform X2; this translates as MASTGHGEDGEEEKRKSEGKRKREEEGEDGVKRRREDDGGSEDEEPTPGMATTGHGEDGEEEKRKREEEGKDGVKRRRGDDDRGSEDEEPAPGMASTGHGEDGKEEKRKREEEGEDGVKRRREDDGGSEDEEPTPGMASTGHGEDGKEEKRKREEEGEDGVKWRRGDEDGGSEDEEPTPEMASTEHEEDGKEEKRKSEGKRKREEEGEDGVKRRRDNENGGSEDEEPTPGSSQGTSGPYPRLTISHYNLHQVLGRGNFGKVVLASVPGRDTHMAIKIINRREDNEGTIKRERRILLAARDCPFLCHLYAAHQSLERAYFITEYLSGGSLEDLIRICCYLDINNIRFYAAEMVCGLQFLHGQNIVHRDLKPENIMLDAEGHIRIIDLGLAQDGVTASSKIDGVTGTFCYMAPEVLLGQEYYTAVDWWSLGIVLCRMATGRFPFFIGHSKQKVFKAITRKEPKLPPGMDAAIEHLISQLLRKNPDKRPGVRRNIRKHPFFSTIRWEELEERRAKPPCGSGL
- the LOC130295482 gene encoding protein kinase C theta type-like isoform X1, coding for MASTGHGEDGEEEKRKSEGKRKREEEGEDGVKRRREDDGGSEDEEPTPGMATTGHGEDGEEEKRKREEEGKDGVKRRRGDDDRGSEDEEPAPGMASTGHGEDGKEEKRKREEEGEDGVKRRREDDGGSEDEEPTPGMASTGHGEDGKEEKRKREEEGEDGVKWRRGDEDGGSEDEEPTPEMASTEHEEDGKEEKRKSEGKRKREEEGEDGVKRRRDNENGGSEDEEPTPGSSQGTSGPYPRLTISHYNLHQVLGRGNFGKVVLASVPGRDTHMAIKIINRREDNEGTIKRERRILLAARDCPFLCHLYAAHQSLERAYFITEYLSGGSLEDLIRICCYLDINNIRFYAAEMVCGLQFLHGQNIVHRDLKPENIMLDAEGHIRIIDLGLAQDGVTASSKIDGVTGTFCYMAPEVLLGQEYYTAVDWWSLGIVLCRMATGRFPFFIGHSKQKVFKAITRKEPKLPPGMDAAIEHLISQLLRKNPDKRPGVRRNIRKHPFFSTIRWEELEERRAKPPCKPFETVLQNHHLQWPEDTEDTHHGTGFNYTSPSWAQ